A single genomic interval of Bacillota bacterium harbors:
- a CDS encoding MFS transporter: MRPGPAMTAGESMGAGDSRARLSRNTFINTCHGMVSITAVNMVQPFLGIYAIKGGASNFLVAMLSTAPALVSLLAMIPGASFIDRRSDKKRLTALFFLANRAFYLAVAAATLAPAAYRPLLIVTAVALMNLPAAISNVAWQAFIAGIIPPDQRPSAFAQRSLWANVVGTVVVVLAGKGIDVIGFPRATSSPSAWPSWSGWPRSGSSTG, translated from the coding sequence ATGCGTCCGGGCCCGGCGATGACGGCCGGCGAATCGATGGGCGCCGGTGACAGCCGAGCCAGGCTGTCTCGGAACACCTTCATCAACACCTGCCACGGGATGGTCTCGATCACCGCCGTCAACATGGTCCAGCCTTTCCTGGGTATCTACGCCATCAAGGGGGGGGCGTCCAACTTCCTGGTGGCCATGCTTTCGACCGCGCCGGCCTTGGTCAGCCTGCTGGCGATGATCCCCGGGGCCTCGTTCATCGACCGCCGCTCCGATAAGAAGCGGCTGACGGCCCTTTTCTTCCTCGCCAACCGGGCTTTTTACCTGGCCGTGGCCGCCGCGACCCTGGCCCCGGCGGCCTACCGCCCGCTCCTCATCGTCACCGCGGTCGCCCTGATGAACCTCCCGGCCGCCATCTCCAACGTCGCCTGGCAAGCCTTCATCGCCGGGATCATCCCGCCCGACCAGCGACCGTCGGCCTTCGCCCAGCGGAGCCTGTGGGCGAACGTGGTCGGGACGGTCGTCGTCGTCCTTGCGGGCAAGGGCATCGACGTGATCGGCTTCCCCAGGGCCACCAGTTCGCCTTCAGCCTGGCCTTCC